A genomic window from Salvia miltiorrhiza cultivar Shanhuang (shh) chromosome 5, IMPLAD_Smil_shh, whole genome shotgun sequence includes:
- the LOC131025090 gene encoding legumin B-like: protein MEGGERKEEASLPPDYVSLAQLQERWLQKQEEIKRKQKQEEEEKREKQSLALKQKQEEDEKRERDVRAQNERNRNRNQRETGVIEEIGKGKDIVLGGPGDGGENNKKKRKKGKKKRNFRGAAAVEEKGKVGAEAEVLSGEGGSGGGTSGVEEVGYVCVVEVLPRNGEIAHVNRTDLRGEFKKNGRDKGSPRVNVLKQEGVNGGGNKWCVGERGRGVDRGRGAEEDRERGGDRRRGSERGGYRGEGVRVGGIEGEEGKMEAIRRGR from the coding sequence ATGgaaggaggagagagaaaggaggAGGCGTCGCTGCCGCCGGACTACGTTTCGCTGGCCCAACTCCAAGAGCGATGGCTGCAGAAGCAAGAAGAGATAAAGCGGAAGCAAAAGCAGGAagaagaggagaagagagagaaacaaTCGCTGGCGCTGAAGCAAAAACAGGAAGAagatgagaagagagagagagatgtacGGGCCCAGAATGAGAGGAATCGGAATCGGAATCAGAGAGAGACGGGTGTGATTGAAGAGATAGGGAAGGGGAAGGATATAGTCCTTGGTGGGCCTGGTGATGGAGGagaaaataacaagaaaaaacgaaaaaaaggtaaaaaaaaaaggaatttcAGAGGGGCTGCAGCGGTTGAGGAAAAGGGGAAAGTTGGGGCTGAGGCTGAAGTGTTGAGTGGGGAAGGCGGAAGTGGCGGTGGGACAAGCGGGGTAGAGGAAGTAGGGTATGTGTGTGTGGTTGAGGTTTTGCCAAGAAATGGAGAGATTGCGCATGTGAATAGAACTGATTTGAGAGGTGAATTCAAGAAAAATGGCAGAGATAAGGGTTCACCTAGAGTGAATGTGTTGAAGCAGGAGGGTGTAAACGGGGGTGGTAACAAGTGGTGTGTGGGTGAGAGAGGTAGAGGTGTAGATAGAGGGAGAGGGGCTGaggaagatagagagagagggggagataGAAGGAGAGGGAGTGAGAGGGGGGGATATAGAGGAGAGGGAGTGAGAGTTGGGGGGATAGAGGGAGAGGAGGGAAAAATGGAGGCGATCCGGAGAGGAAGATAA